A region of Solea solea chromosome 7, fSolSol10.1, whole genome shotgun sequence DNA encodes the following proteins:
- the ap1s3a gene encoding AP-1 complex subunit sigma-3a isoform X1 — MMRFLLLFSRQGKMRLQKWFMPLTEREKKKVMRDMMMLVLARPPRSSNFLQWRDLKIVYKRYASLYFCAALEEQDNELLALEVLHRYVELLDKYFGNVCELDIIFNFEKAYFILDEFLMGGEVLETSKIAVGVSMEEADTLQELLCHQQTMEEYMSKPAY, encoded by the exons aTG ATGCgcttcctgctgctgttcaGTCGTCAGGGGAAGATGCGGCTGCAGAAGTGGTTCATGCCACTGACGGagcgagagaagaagaaagtgatGCGGGACATGATGATGTTAGTGTTGGCTCGTCCACCGCGCTCCAGCAACTTCCTCCAGTGGAGAGACCTGAAGATTGTTTACAAGAG atACGCCAGCTTGTACTTCTGTGCTGCACTGGAGGAGCAGGACAACGAGCTGCTGGCCCTCGAGGTGCTGCACAGATATGTGGAGCTGTTGGATAAATACTTTGGCAAC gtgtgtgaGCTGGACATCATTTTCAACTTTGAGAAGGCTTACTTCATCCTCGATGAATTCCTGATGGGAGGAGAAGTCCTGGAAACGTCTAAAATAGCCGTGGGCGTCTCGATGGAGGAGGCCGACACGCTGCAGGAG CTGTTGTGTCATCAGCAGACGATGGAGGAGTACATGAGCAAACCGGCCTACTGA
- the ap1s3a gene encoding AP-1 complex subunit sigma-3a isoform X4 — MMRFLLLFSRQGKMRLQKWFMPLTEREKKKVMRDMMMLVLARPPRSSNFLQWRDLKIVYKRYASLYFCAALEEQDNELLALEVLHRYVELLDKYFGNVCELDIIFNFEKAYFILDEFLMGGEVLETSKIAVGVSMEEADTLQETMEEYMSKPAY; from the exons aTG ATGCgcttcctgctgctgttcaGTCGTCAGGGGAAGATGCGGCTGCAGAAGTGGTTCATGCCACTGACGGagcgagagaagaagaaagtgatGCGGGACATGATGATGTTAGTGTTGGCTCGTCCACCGCGCTCCAGCAACTTCCTCCAGTGGAGAGACCTGAAGATTGTTTACAAGAG atACGCCAGCTTGTACTTCTGTGCTGCACTGGAGGAGCAGGACAACGAGCTGCTGGCCCTCGAGGTGCTGCACAGATATGTGGAGCTGTTGGATAAATACTTTGGCAAC gtgtgtgaGCTGGACATCATTTTCAACTTTGAGAAGGCTTACTTCATCCTCGATGAATTCCTGATGGGAGGAGAAGTCCTGGAAACGTCTAAAATAGCCGTGGGCGTCTCGATGGAGGAGGCCGACACGCTGCAGGAG ACGATGGAGGAGTACATGAGCAAACCGGCCTACTGA
- the ap1s3a gene encoding AP-1 complex subunit sigma-3a isoform X3 has protein sequence MMRFLLLFSRQGKMRLQKWFMPLTEREKKKVMRDMMMLVLARPPRSSNFLQWRDLKIVYKRYASLYFCAALEEQDNELLALEVLHRYVELLDKYFGNVCELDIIFNFEKAYFILDEFLMGGEVLETSKIAVGVSMEEADTLQEQTMEEYMSKPAY, from the exons aTG ATGCgcttcctgctgctgttcaGTCGTCAGGGGAAGATGCGGCTGCAGAAGTGGTTCATGCCACTGACGGagcgagagaagaagaaagtgatGCGGGACATGATGATGTTAGTGTTGGCTCGTCCACCGCGCTCCAGCAACTTCCTCCAGTGGAGAGACCTGAAGATTGTTTACAAGAG atACGCCAGCTTGTACTTCTGTGCTGCACTGGAGGAGCAGGACAACGAGCTGCTGGCCCTCGAGGTGCTGCACAGATATGTGGAGCTGTTGGATAAATACTTTGGCAAC gtgtgtgaGCTGGACATCATTTTCAACTTTGAGAAGGCTTACTTCATCCTCGATGAATTCCTGATGGGAGGAGAAGTCCTGGAAACGTCTAAAATAGCCGTGGGCGTCTCGATGGAGGAGGCCGACACGCTGCAGGAG CAGACGATGGAGGAGTACATGAGCAAACCGGCCTACTGA
- the ap1s3a gene encoding AP-1 complex subunit sigma-3a isoform X2 has translation MRFLLLFSRQGKMRLQKWFMPLTEREKKKVMRDMMMLVLARPPRSSNFLQWRDLKIVYKRYASLYFCAALEEQDNELLALEVLHRYVELLDKYFGNVCELDIIFNFEKAYFILDEFLMGGEVLETSKIAVGVSMEEADTLQELLCHQQTMEEYMSKPAY, from the exons ATGCgcttcctgctgctgttcaGTCGTCAGGGGAAGATGCGGCTGCAGAAGTGGTTCATGCCACTGACGGagcgagagaagaagaaagtgatGCGGGACATGATGATGTTAGTGTTGGCTCGTCCACCGCGCTCCAGCAACTTCCTCCAGTGGAGAGACCTGAAGATTGTTTACAAGAG atACGCCAGCTTGTACTTCTGTGCTGCACTGGAGGAGCAGGACAACGAGCTGCTGGCCCTCGAGGTGCTGCACAGATATGTGGAGCTGTTGGATAAATACTTTGGCAAC gtgtgtgaGCTGGACATCATTTTCAACTTTGAGAAGGCTTACTTCATCCTCGATGAATTCCTGATGGGAGGAGAAGTCCTGGAAACGTCTAAAATAGCCGTGGGCGTCTCGATGGAGGAGGCCGACACGCTGCAGGAG CTGTTGTGTCATCAGCAGACGATGGAGGAGTACATGAGCAAACCGGCCTACTGA
- the scg2a gene encoding secretogranin-2a: protein MLHLLETSTTSKLFLVSSTNLFFVLLFLGSSGVSGASLRDTKLWGSDSGSQRGNAHTAPNVDMIKALEYIESLRQRTGTDSQQQQQQQQQQQQQQQQQHGALAAGYDPSDMDDAEELRAMLRLASNPMQSKDDEEEEEEEEEGDEGREDKSAELLQAVLSTLQQAEKASKPLSLRPSADGEDTKDNSHRRGQQKQHGIPLHKKLPLMFEDEEEGEEEEGEAPGLRHLKRTNENVEEKYTPQNLATLQSVFDELDKLTRAKVMHKRQDEEDGTEDNDDEEEEGDDDDDDDSVFNVRNVAYDDVGGDLGLDWSLLQEQDEDNKEDGDDKEDEDNKHDVDRELDYVDDNDEDVDEDDEGEEDENYPVKRSKDPDDVANLVDYYLLKVLEKTEEEEQKREIEEEEEEEEEEKRAERRAAQTLYRDDIFPRTIYEFIQISQKYKIPPVNLMDMLKSGRMTYQAPSQQISKLSRVQNKLSQIKKMHTLPEARFSSRRLPVSRKSPEQLRTEEILRVLGLDGTEERAPVRKQQQSRLRAQPARRLGESAPTQRRFPGTLKDNDGDNTMDEDELAAYLTAQMPAQFLKPTYKVAVASQKRDDGGESVTGSFEQNIQDYFDHGDSEKSPEEKRQSEDDDRSAGFENEAVIKLLSYLNPETTEETDTDAKTVQK, encoded by the coding sequence ATGCTGCACCTCCTGGAGACCTCCACAACAAGCAAACTCTTCCTCGTTTCTTCTACAAACCTCttcttcgtcctcctcttcctgggTTCCTCTGGTGTTTCCGGAGCGTCTCTCAGAGACACAAAACTGTGGGGGAGTGACTCCGGCTCCCAGAGAGGAAATGCCCACACGGCTCCTAACGTGGACATGATAAAAGCTTTGGAGTACATCGAGAGCCTCCGTCAGAGAACAGGCACAgactcgcagcagcagcagcagcagcagcagcagcagcagcagcagcagcagcagcagcacggcgCTCTCGCTGCAGGTTACGACCCCAGCGACATGGATGATGCAGAGGAGCTGCGGGCCATGCTGAGACTAGCTTCCAACCCCATGCAGAGTAAagatgacgaggaggaggaggaggaggaagaggaaggtgaCGAGGGCAGGGAGGACAAGAGTGCAGAGCTCCTGCAGGCCGTGCTCAGCACACTCCAGCAGGCGGAAAAGGCCTCAAAGCCACTTTCACTTCGCCCCAGCGCAGACGGAGAAGACACGAAAGACAACTCGCACCGCAGAGGACAACAGAAGCAGCACGGCATCCCCCTCCACAAGAAGCTGCCCCTGATGtttgaggacgaggaggagggtgaggaagaggagggtgaggCGCCAGGTTTGAGGCACTTGAAACGCACCAACGAGAACGTGGAGGAGAAGTACACGCCCCAGAATCTCGCCACGCTGCAGTCTGTGTTTGACGAACTGGACAAGCTGACGAGGGCAAAGGTCATGCACAAGCGCCAAGACGAAGAAGACGGCACGGAggataatgatgatgaggaggaagagggcgatgatgatgatgatgatgatagtgtgTTTAATGTGAGGAATGTGGCGTACGATGACGTGGGCGGAGATCTGGGACTGGACTGGAGTCTGCTGCAAGAACAGGACGAGGACAACAAAGAGGACGGGGACGACAAAGAGGACGAGGACAACAAACACGACGTCGACCGAGAGCTCGATTATGTTGACGACAACGATGAAGATgtggatgaggatgatgaaggggaggaggatgagaaTTATCCAGTCAAGAGGTCAAAGGATCCAGATGATGTTGCCAACCTGGTGGACTATTACCTGCTGAAAGTGCTGgagaaaacagaggaggaggagcagaagcgagagatagaggaggaggaagaggaggaggaggaggagaagagggctGAGAGGAGAGCGGCTCAGACTCTGTACAGAGATGACATCTTTCCCCGAACCATCTACGAGTTCATTCAGATCTCCCAAAAATACAAGATTCCTCCTGTGAACCTGATGGACATGCTGAAAAGTGGACGAATGACGTATCAAGCGCCGTCACAACAGATCAGCAAATTATCCAGAGTGCAAAACAAGCTCTCCCAGATCAAGAAGATGCACACGCTTCCTGAGGCGAGGTTCTCCAGCAGACGTCTGCCCGTCAGCAGGAAATCCCCAGAGCAGCTGAGGACGGAGGAAATCCTCAGAGTCCTGGGGTTAGACGGCACAGAGGAGCGCGCTCCTgtcaggaaacagcagcagtcacGACTTCGCGCTCAGCCTGCCCGGCGTTTGGGGGAATCAGCTCCCACACAAAGACGCTTCCCCGGCACGTTAAAGGACAACGACGGCGACAACACCATGGACGAGGATGAGCTGGCGGCGTATCTGACAGCACAGATGCCAGCACAGTTCCTGAAGCCCACGTACAAGGTGGCGGTGGCGAGCCAAAAGCGTGACGACGGCGGGGAGAGCGTGACGGGCTCTTTTGAGCAGAACATACAGGATTATTTTGATCATGGGGACTCAGAGAAAAGCCCCGAGGAAAAGAGACAATCTGAGGACGATGACAGGAGCGCTGGCTTTGAGAACGAGGCGGTGATCAAACTGCTGAGCTACCTAAACCCAGAGACAACTGAGGAAACTGATACTGATGCCAAAACTGTCCAGAAATAA